The DNA window GCTGCTCGTCGAGAGTGAGGTGATCGGTCATGTCCACTAAGGTAGTGGGCAATTAAGTTGTGCACAACCAATTGGCCTGTGGTTCATCTCATAGCCGGTCCGGACCAGCGGCTATCCGGCGACGCTGCCGCCGCCGATGCCCAGGTAGACCATCATCATGGTGAACAGGAACCAGCCCGCGCCCTGCCAGATCGGCCAGCTCTTGTTGCGCCGCCATTCCCGGTAGGTCTGGATGAACGCGCCGATGCCGCCGAGCATCAGCACCACGGTCGGGCCGACCAGGACGGCGGTTTTGGCGGGGGTGTCGCAGAGCATGGTCTCCGCATTGAGGCAGGCCGCGCGCTGGGCCGTCCAGATAGCGGTGATCACGAAGACGACAGCGCCCACCGCCAGCACCGCCGCCACGTAGATCGCTACCCGGCGAAAGGTCTGGTCGTCCGCTGTCCAACGCTTCTCTAGGTCGTTGACGTTGATCACCTCATGGGTGGAGTTGCCGAGCGGCCGACGCCCAAACGTACCGTCAGGGTTTGCGGCCGACGCCCGCCCAGTACCACGCGGATTCGGGGTCGGCCTGCACCGCCCGCGGGCCCGAAAGGTCCCCGACCAGTTCCGGATGCCAGGTGACGACCGGGACGACGCCCGGTTCGACGAGTTCGGTTCCGGCGAACAGACTTTCGGTCTCCGCGCGGCTGCGCGGATTGAAGGTGATGCCGGCCGATTCGGCGGAGGCCACCACCCTGGCCATCGCGCGCTCGTCGAAATCGGCGGTGGGATGGGTGATCACGAGGTAGCTGCCGGTGGGCACCACGTCGAGCAGATTCGCGATGATCGTGTGCGGATCGTCGCTGTCGCGGAAATACATCATGATCGAGACCAGCATGATCGCGACGGGGCGGTCGAGGTCCAGGGTCGCGGTGAGGGCCGGATCGCGCAGTATCGAGGCCGGATCGTGCAGATCCGCGTGGATGAACGCGGTCTTGCCCGTGCGCGTACTCGACATGAGCGCCCTGGCGTGGGCGAGCACGATCGGATCGTTGTCCACATAGACCACGCGCGCCGTGGGATCGATGCCCTGGGCGATCTCGTGGGTATTGCCCGCGGTCGGGATGCCGGTGCCGATATCGAGGAACTGGGTGATACCCGCGTCGACGGCGTAACGCACCGCGCGGCCGAGGAAGGCCCGGTTGGCGCGGGCCATGCTGCGGATGGCCGGAACATGGTTGGCTATCGCATCACCGAGCGCCCGGTCGGCCGGGTAATTATCCTTTCCACCGAGCCAATAATCGTAAACACGCGCTTCATGAGCCACAGTCGTGTCGATTTTGGTCGGTAATGCTGCGGTGGTTTCGGTCCAGCTATCCGGCATGACGATTCCCTCCTGAGGCGGCGCGGACCGTCGGGTGCCCGCAACCGCCGAGTCGCCCACGGTTGGCGA is part of the Nocardia sp. NBC_00565 genome and encodes:
- a CDS encoding SAM-dependent methyltransferase — its product is MPDSWTETTAALPTKIDTTVAHEARVYDYWLGGKDNYPADRALGDAIANHVPAIRSMARANRAFLGRAVRYAVDAGITQFLDIGTGIPTAGNTHEIAQGIDPTARVVYVDNDPIVLAHARALMSSTRTGKTAFIHADLHDPASILRDPALTATLDLDRPVAIMLVSIMMYFRDSDDPHTIIANLLDVVPTGSYLVITHPTADFDERAMARVVASAESAGITFNPRSRAETESLFAGTELVEPGVVPVVTWHPELVGDLSGPRAVQADPESAWYWAGVGRKP